A stretch of Burkholderia sp. HI2500 DNA encodes these proteins:
- a CDS encoding MFS transporter, which produces MSVEIKGIRKIALLYTGAVVWTPTYLLPFSIEESMARFGLSESTAGWLASAVLLCLSLSIIVFGRHTATLNKRTGALAAAALAVLSTCAMFSHNFHVFVAAKLVLGAALGVSCVCAYGVIAHVKHPEKVAAQVAVAMAIIFSCAMYVVPILNVKMGHIGVDAVQLAVVVAALFFGAFMHPAVNASEEAVAKDAIKSSDVRGMLISAFFIYVSQTALMGFAAEVAATRGVEAEQLGMLFMLNAALQLPVGVAVNWLGDRFGLFKPIALGLALLIACSLGMYCVGGKWAFLVSTALVSAGATLVAPYMVAALSQMDASGRSTATCASAINLGLAVGPAIAGTVFSVAGLRAVGWLSVGLLVVPMFLASVAIRQFKAKHAEAAVA; this is translated from the coding sequence GTGAGTGTCGAAATCAAGGGAATCCGAAAAATCGCGCTGCTTTATACAGGAGCCGTGGTCTGGACGCCCACCTACCTGCTCCCATTCAGCATCGAGGAATCGATGGCACGGTTCGGGCTGTCCGAAAGCACCGCCGGTTGGCTCGCGTCTGCGGTGCTGCTCTGTCTTTCGCTTTCCATCATCGTTTTCGGTCGTCACACGGCGACGTTGAACAAGAGGACGGGCGCGCTCGCTGCGGCAGCGCTTGCCGTCCTGTCGACGTGTGCGATGTTTTCACATAATTTCCATGTATTCGTCGCCGCGAAGCTGGTTCTCGGCGCCGCGTTGGGCGTCAGCTGCGTGTGCGCGTATGGGGTGATTGCACACGTCAAGCACCCGGAGAAGGTCGCGGCGCAAGTCGCCGTTGCGATGGCCATCATATTTTCCTGTGCGATGTACGTCGTACCGATCCTGAATGTGAAGATGGGTCATATCGGGGTGGATGCCGTCCAGCTCGCCGTGGTCGTGGCGGCGCTGTTTTTCGGCGCGTTCATGCATCCCGCCGTCAACGCAAGCGAGGAAGCGGTCGCGAAGGACGCCATCAAATCCAGTGACGTCCGAGGGATGCTGATCAGCGCATTCTTCATCTACGTCTCGCAGACGGCCCTCATGGGATTTGCCGCTGAGGTTGCTGCGACCCGGGGCGTCGAAGCGGAGCAACTCGGCATGCTGTTCATGCTCAATGCGGCCCTCCAGTTGCCGGTGGGGGTGGCGGTCAACTGGCTGGGCGATCGCTTTGGCCTGTTCAAGCCGATCGCCCTTGGGCTCGCGCTGTTGATCGCATGCAGCCTGGGCATGTATTGCGTGGGCGGCAAGTGGGCGTTTCTCGTGTCGACGGCGCTCGTCAGTGCCGGTGCCACGCTGGTGGCTCCTTATATGGTGGCGGCACTTTCACAAATGGATGCCAGCGGAAGAAGCACCGCGACCTGTGCGTCGGCAATCAATCTCGGCCTGGCAGTGGGCCCCGCGATTGCGGGCACGGTGTTCAGCGTGGCCGGTTTGCGCGCGGTCGGCTGGCTCTCCGTCGGGTTGCTGGTGGTGCCGATGTTTCTGGCCAGCGTGGCGATCCGGCAGTTCAAGGCAAAACATGCCGAAGCCGCGGTCGCCTGA
- a CDS encoding phytanoyl-CoA dioxygenase family protein, translated as MSLQRLSSGSTPEDLANAVRQDGGAIVKNFLDSDLLARIQRTLFDTLESAPNGVDDYFAGTQTRRVSRLFARTDWMAEVALHPLYLGAARSILQTPIKIWSGENQVDVAPDIQVGVTQAIQILPGQGLQPLHRDDSVWLWRHPNYGREARFQVMVAVSDFTAENGATLVIPGSHKWDDERMPTQEEAIPATMSAGDALFFIGSTYHGGGKNTSDAPRTGLTMSYDLAILRQEENQYLTLPIERVKRYPEELQRLLGWTYGTTFAGFVERNGQMSDPNDLLKMKDFLEVGHFD; from the coding sequence ATGTCGTTGCAGCGCCTTTCAAGTGGTAGCACTCCTGAAGATCTTGCCAATGCGGTCAGGCAGGATGGTGGGGCGATCGTCAAGAACTTTCTCGATTCCGATTTGCTCGCGCGAATCCAGCGTACGCTCTTCGACACGCTCGAGTCCGCTCCGAACGGAGTGGACGATTACTTCGCCGGGACACAGACGCGTCGCGTCTCGCGCCTCTTCGCGCGTACCGACTGGATGGCCGAGGTTGCGTTGCACCCGCTCTATCTGGGTGCGGCGCGCAGCATCCTGCAGACGCCGATCAAGATCTGGAGCGGCGAAAACCAGGTCGATGTCGCGCCCGATATTCAGGTGGGGGTGACGCAAGCGATCCAGATCCTGCCGGGTCAGGGCCTTCAGCCGTTGCATCGTGACGATTCCGTATGGCTCTGGCGGCACCCGAACTATGGGCGCGAGGCCCGGTTCCAGGTGATGGTGGCCGTATCGGACTTCACGGCGGAAAACGGCGCCACGCTCGTCATCCCGGGTAGCCACAAGTGGGACGACGAGCGCATGCCCACGCAGGAGGAAGCCATTCCCGCGACCATGTCGGCCGGCGATGCGCTGTTCTTCATCGGCTCCACCTATCACGGCGGCGGGAAGAACACCAGCGATGCCCCGCGCACCGGCCTGACGATGTCGTATGACCTGGCGATCCTCCGGCAGGAAGAAAACCAGTACCTCACGCTGCCCATCGAGCGCGTGAAGCGCTATCCGGAAGAGCTGCAGCGCCTGCTCGGCTGGACGTACGGCACCACGTTTGCCGGCTTCGTCGAGCGCAACGGTCAAATGTCGGATCCGAACGACCTGTTGAAGATGAAGGATTTCCTCGAGGTCGGGCATTTCGATTAA
- a CDS encoding EthD family reductase — MATLIVSYPAVAGMEFDREYYLATHVSLVRAAWGECGLQSVEVLFPAPGPQPFACVTLLRFSDQAGIDAALASARTAEVVGDVPNFTNVQPAIFRAGD; from the coding sequence ATGGCTACCTTGATCGTGAGTTATCCCGCTGTAGCGGGTATGGAATTTGACCGCGAGTACTATCTCGCCACCCACGTGTCGCTCGTACGGGCGGCGTGGGGCGAATGTGGGCTGCAGTCGGTGGAGGTGCTGTTTCCGGCGCCGGGTCCGCAACCTTTTGCCTGCGTCACGCTATTGCGTTTCAGCGATCAGGCTGGAATCGACGCCGCGCTGGCTTCGGCCAGAACAGCCGAGGTGGTCGGCGATGTGCCGAACTTCACCAACGTTCAACCGGCGATCTTCCGCGCCGGCGACTGA
- a CDS encoding aminotransferase class III-fold pyridoxal phosphate-dependent enzyme, with the protein MTQSKDLISDLTFRERIFHKESSMDRLARKNEWFARAEKVIPGGMYGHQSVKYLTEDFPLYFAKAKGTHLWDVDGNQYIDYVCGYGTNLFGYGNERIEQAAALQLQKIDTATGPSEVMVQLAEALTQQVSHADWAMFCKNGSDATSMAMVISRAYREKRKILVARGTYHGASPWNVPYTTGITKEDRAHVVYFEYNDLESLNAAVKSVDGDVAAIYATPFRHEVLYDQFFPSIEYAKECRRLADEQEALLVVDEVRTGLRLSRDCSWSDWGVHPDLSCWGKAIGGGYAIAAVLGSDKAREAATNIFVTGSYWLSAVPMAAAIETLRLVRETDYLEHTRRLADKLRAGLAEQAERHGFELKQTGPSVMPQMLFAGDDELVSRGRAWTSEVIKNGAYLHPWHNMFFTASHTDEDIARTLEATETAFGAIKQKAVAVSRLDILDTVQR; encoded by the coding sequence ATGACTCAGTCAAAAGACTTGATATCGGATCTGACGTTCCGGGAACGAATTTTTCACAAGGAGTCGAGCATGGACAGGCTGGCAAGGAAGAACGAGTGGTTCGCAAGAGCCGAAAAGGTCATCCCGGGCGGGATGTACGGTCACCAGAGCGTCAAGTATTTGACGGAAGATTTCCCGCTGTACTTCGCAAAAGCGAAAGGTACCCATCTTTGGGACGTCGACGGCAACCAGTACATCGACTACGTATGTGGCTACGGCACGAACCTGTTCGGCTACGGCAACGAGCGGATCGAGCAAGCCGCGGCCCTCCAGTTGCAGAAGATCGACACGGCGACGGGCCCCAGCGAGGTGATGGTTCAGCTTGCCGAGGCGCTCACGCAACAGGTCAGCCACGCCGACTGGGCAATGTTCTGCAAGAACGGCTCGGACGCCACGTCGATGGCCATGGTGATCTCGCGCGCGTATCGCGAGAAACGGAAGATTCTCGTTGCGCGCGGCACGTACCATGGTGCGTCCCCGTGGAACGTGCCCTATACGACGGGGATCACCAAGGAAGACCGCGCTCACGTCGTCTACTTCGAGTACAACGATCTCGAGAGCCTCAATGCCGCCGTCAAGAGCGTCGACGGTGACGTAGCGGCCATCTACGCGACGCCGTTCCGGCACGAAGTGCTCTACGATCAGTTCTTCCCGTCGATCGAGTACGCGAAGGAATGCCGTCGCCTCGCGGACGAGCAGGAAGCGCTTCTGGTCGTCGACGAGGTCCGCACGGGGCTGCGCCTGTCGCGTGATTGTTCATGGTCGGACTGGGGCGTGCACCCGGACCTCAGCTGCTGGGGCAAGGCCATCGGCGGCGGCTATGCGATCGCGGCGGTGCTCGGTTCGGACAAGGCACGCGAGGCTGCAACGAACATTTTCGTCACGGGCTCCTACTGGCTCTCGGCCGTGCCGATGGCCGCGGCCATCGAAACGCTGCGCCTGGTACGAGAAACGGACTACCTCGAACACACCAGGCGGTTGGCGGACAAGCTGCGTGCGGGCCTCGCCGAGCAAGCCGAGCGGCATGGCTTCGAACTCAAGCAGACCGGGCCGAGCGTCATGCCCCAGATGCTGTTCGCGGGTGACGACGAGCTCGTGTCGCGCGGGCGGGCGTGGACGTCGGAAGTCATCAAGAATGGCGCCTATCTCCACCCGTGGCACAACATGTTCTTTACGGCGAGCCATACCGACGAAGACATCGCGCGTACGCTCGAGGCGACCGAAACGGCGTTTGGCGCGATCAAGCAGAAGGCGGTGGCAGTGAGCCGCCTGGATATCCTGGACACCGTGCAGCGTTGA